Proteins encoded within one genomic window of Empedobacter falsenii:
- a CDS encoding MFS transporter, which produces MTAKIKWNNVYLLFLSQALFQTASILVITLSGIVGMVMASDKNMSTIPVAMITVGAAAMMIPASIIIKNLGQRKAFMIGTLIGVLAGLVSWYGIVQNSFWIFAIGNMLIGAYQGFSQYYRFAAADSVPDNAKSKAISFVIAGGVVAAFAGPNLARFTQHLGSMPYAYSFFSIVLLSVLAFGVVSLLKFQAKPVARNNESLKKGRSLKEIFKSKDAVLAVLSSATAFAVMGMSMTVTPIAMHGFGHSSDDSATVIQWHVLGMFLPSFFTGILIQKFGVYRIITTGLSILFLYIFIALSGTDFTHFVSALFIVGLGWNFLFIGGSALLTQVYRPEEKEKTQAFHDFTVFAVISIASFFAGSLFNNWGWNGINIVLIPMLLITLIAVIKITMTNKSAHENQ; this is translated from the coding sequence ATGACAGCTAAAATAAAATGGAATAATGTATACCTCTTGTTTTTATCACAAGCATTATTTCAGACCGCATCGATATTAGTCATTACACTTTCAGGAATTGTAGGAATGGTTATGGCTTCTGATAAAAACATGTCAACCATTCCAGTTGCGATGATTACAGTTGGCGCAGCAGCTATGATGATTCCAGCGTCAATAATTATTAAAAATTTAGGTCAAAGGAAAGCCTTTATGATTGGAACATTGATAGGCGTTCTTGCTGGCTTAGTTTCTTGGTATGGAATTGTTCAGAATTCGTTCTGGATTTTTGCTATTGGAAATATGTTGATTGGCGCTTATCAAGGGTTTTCACAGTATTATCGTTTTGCGGCTGCAGATTCTGTGCCGGATAATGCAAAGAGTAAAGCCATTTCTTTTGTGATTGCCGGAGGTGTCGTTGCAGCATTTGCGGGACCTAATTTGGCAAGATTTACACAGCATTTGGGAAGCATGCCTTATGCATATTCTTTTTTTTCTATTGTACTTTTAAGTGTCTTGGCATTTGGAGTAGTTTCGTTACTTAAATTTCAAGCAAAGCCGGTAGCTCGAAATAATGAATCTTTAAAAAAAGGTCGTTCATTAAAAGAAATTTTCAAAAGTAAAGATGCCGTTTTAGCTGTGCTTTCATCAGCTACAGCTTTTGCGGTGATGGGAATGTCTATGACGGTTACGCCTATTGCAATGCATGGTTTCGGTCATAGTTCTGATGATTCGGCAACTGTAATTCAATGGCATGTGTTAGGTATGTTTTTGCCCTCATTTTTTACAGGCATCCTCATTCAGAAATTTGGAGTTTATAGAATCATTACAACTGGATTGTCGATTTTGTTTCTCTATATTTTCATTGCTCTTTCTGGTACCGATTTTACACATTTCGTATCGGCATTATTTATTGTTGGTTTAGGTTGGAACTTCTTGTTTATTGGTGGATCCGCATTATTAACACAAGTATATAGACCTGAAGAGAAAGAAAAAACACAAGCATTTCATGACTTCACGGTTTTTGCAGTAATCAGTATTGCCAGTTTTTTTGCAGGAAGTTTATTTAATAATTGGGGCTGGAATGGCATTAATATTGTTTTAATTCCAATGCTTCTTATTACATTAATTGCGGTAATTAAAATTACAATGACAAATAAGAGCGCGCACGAGAATCAGTAA
- a CDS encoding AraC family transcriptional regulator, whose protein sequence is MDAGLNKNQSIGYLDFDDKSGNRINSNTLLEDYYKIIYMEKNGSIIVDFVEYSFTENVLLFFSIGQHFQISKESRGSIIYFNPDFYCIAFHDKELACDGLLFDNVFEMPYLNLSTNLDILFLKLISSIKREINQKDFWAEEMIKTYIKQIIISATRTLIKSNNDSQIISYDKELARKFSQLVELHYRKHHNVSDYANMLNITPKNLNKKIVSEKQVAPSIIIKQRIILQAKRLLANTTLSIKEIADYLGYEDYSYFVRFFKSQTGLPPLSFRNGL, encoded by the coding sequence ATGGATGCCGGATTAAATAAAAACCAATCGATAGGATATCTGGATTTTGATGATAAATCTGGAAATAGGATAAATAGCAATACGCTGCTGGAAGATTACTATAAAATCATTTATATGGAGAAAAACGGTAGCATTATTGTGGATTTCGTAGAGTACAGCTTTACAGAAAACGTCTTGCTTTTCTTCAGTATTGGTCAGCATTTTCAAATATCCAAGGAATCTAGAGGAAGTATTATTTATTTCAATCCTGATTTTTATTGCATAGCTTTCCATGATAAAGAGCTTGCCTGTGACGGGCTCCTTTTTGATAATGTATTCGAGATGCCTTATCTAAATTTGTCGACGAATCTGGACATACTTTTCTTAAAACTAATCTCGTCTATAAAAAGAGAAATTAATCAAAAAGATTTTTGGGCTGAAGAAATGATAAAAACATACATCAAACAAATAATCATTTCAGCAACCAGAACTTTAATAAAATCAAATAATGACAGTCAAATCATTTCATATGATAAGGAGTTAGCCAGAAAATTCAGTCAATTGGTCGAGCTTCATTATCGAAAGCACCATAATGTCTCTGACTATGCAAATATGCTGAATATCACACCTAAAAACCTCAATAAAAAAATTGTATCTGAAAAACAGGTAGCACCAAGCATCATTATTAAGCAAAGAATTATTCTTCAGGCTAAAAGGTTACTTGCCAATACAACCTTAAGCATTAAAGAAATTGCTGATTATCTCGGGTATGAAGACTACTCCTATTTTGTGCGATTTTTCAAATCTCAAACGGGTCTACCACCCCTTTCTTTCCGAAACGGTCTTTAA
- a CDS encoding Nramp family divalent metal transporter, translating into MAKKQSQSSLSEVHNSVDTTVPGQSRWRRVLAFFGPAYLVSVGYMDPGNWATGLAGGSQFGYSLLWVLVMSSIMGLLLQSLSARLGIVRNRDLAQANRETYPKKVNFVLYILAEVAIVATDLAEILGMAIGLQLLTGMPLIWGVAITALDTLLLMTLQKWGMRKLEAFIIGLIFVIGMSFLVQIWVADPNVDEIATGLIPHIQNDTALYIAIGIIGATVMPHNLYLHSALVQTRKFNRDDASIKKAIKLNFWDSAIALNMALLVNAAILILAATVFYKTGRSDVAELKQAYELLPQHLGSDFTAKLFAVALIAAGQSSTITGTLAGQIVMEGYLRFRMNPLLRRLITRLLAIVPAALVILINGEGNVDSLLIFSQVVLSMQLGFAVIPLIHFVSDKKTMGKFAIKPVIKIAAWIITIVLVYLNSKLLVEEAITFFATSGNIVWKGLIILGGIGFMILLVYTTLYPLFSRKAFCEITPHDKPEPLQLKFYASFNKIAITVDFKQLDQKVINYAITQGGKDCTYTLIHVVESVASASHLQDSTDEETVKDREFLDEYVKQLQQQGYHAEAKLGFGKTADSIGEIVNKSGAELIVMGAHGHKGLKDLLYGATINQVRHLVKIPVLVIPAIKDN; encoded by the coding sequence ATGGCTAAAAAACAATCACAATCTTCATTAAGCGAAGTACATAATTCTGTAGACACGACTGTTCCTGGTCAATCTCGCTGGCGAAGAGTTTTGGCTTTTTTTGGACCGGCTTATCTTGTCAGTGTTGGATATATGGATCCGGGCAACTGGGCAACAGGCTTGGCCGGTGGTAGCCAATTTGGCTACTCATTACTCTGGGTTTTAGTAATGAGTAGTATTATGGGCTTGTTGCTACAAAGCTTGTCTGCAAGGTTAGGGATCGTTCGAAATAGAGATTTGGCTCAAGCAAACCGGGAAACTTATCCTAAGAAGGTCAATTTTGTATTATATATACTTGCTGAAGTCGCTATTGTTGCGACAGACCTTGCAGAAATATTGGGGATGGCAATTGGTTTACAGTTGCTCACGGGAATGCCTTTGATTTGGGGTGTTGCTATTACAGCCTTGGATACATTACTGTTGATGACTTTGCAAAAATGGGGAATGCGCAAGCTCGAAGCCTTTATCATCGGTTTGATATTCGTTATAGGAATGTCGTTTCTTGTACAAATATGGGTAGCTGACCCTAATGTAGATGAAATTGCAACAGGACTGATACCACATATACAGAATGATACTGCATTGTACATTGCTATCGGTATTATCGGTGCAACGGTAATGCCACATAATTTATACCTACACTCTGCACTGGTGCAGACACGTAAATTTAATCGTGATGATGCCAGTATCAAAAAAGCAATTAAGCTCAATTTTTGGGATAGTGCCATTGCTCTAAATATGGCATTGCTTGTAAATGCAGCTATATTAATTCTTGCCGCTACAGTTTTTTATAAAACCGGACGTTCCGACGTGGCAGAGCTAAAGCAGGCTTATGAATTACTGCCACAGCACCTCGGAAGCGATTTTACAGCAAAACTATTTGCTGTAGCTTTGATTGCTGCCGGACAAAGCAGTACCATTACGGGTACGCTTGCCGGACAAATAGTAATGGAAGGTTATCTACGCTTTCGAATGAACCCTTTGTTGCGAAGACTTATCACAAGGTTACTTGCCATAGTTCCAGCGGCTTTGGTAATTCTCATTAATGGTGAAGGTAATGTCGATAGCCTGCTTATCTTCAGCCAGGTAGTGTTAAGTATGCAATTAGGTTTTGCGGTCATTCCTCTTATCCATTTTGTGAGCGATAAAAAGACAATGGGCAAATTTGCCATCAAGCCCGTAATAAAAATAGCGGCTTGGATTATAACCATCGTACTGGTATATCTCAACTCCAAACTATTGGTAGAAGAGGCTATCACTTTCTTTGCTACTTCAGGTAATATAGTCTGGAAAGGATTAATCATTTTGGGTGGGATTGGTTTTATGATCTTGTTGGTATATACCACATTATATCCTTTGTTTAGCAGAAAAGCGTTTTGTGAAATAACACCGCATGATAAACCTGAACCTTTGCAATTAAAATTTTATGCTTCATTTAATAAAATTGCCATTACTGTCGATTTCAAACAACTTGACCAAAAGGTTATCAACTATGCTATTACACAAGGTGGAAAAGATTGTACCTATACACTTATACACGTTGTAGAAAGTGTTGCCTCTGCCTCCCATCTTCAAGATAGTACAGATGAAGAAACGGTAAAAGATCGCGAATTTTTGGACGAATATGTAAAACAACTACAACAACAAGGCTATCATGCAGAAGCAAAGCTTGGTTTTGGAAAAACAGCCGACAGCATTGGAGAGATTGTAAATAAATCCGGGGCAGAGCTTATTGTAATGGGTGCACATGGGCATAAAGGATTAAAAGATCTATTGTATGGTGCAACGATAAATCAAGTACGCCATTTAGTAAAAATCCCAGTACTGGTTATTCCAGCAATAAAAGACAATTAG
- a CDS encoding heavy-metal-associated domain-containing protein, whose amino-acid sequence MESKNLQFKTNLNCGNCVAKVQGDLDSANGISEWNVDTANSDKILTVKSEGISEDEIVTIIKKKGFKAEPISQ is encoded by the coding sequence ATGGAAAGCAAAAACCTTCAATTCAAGACAAACCTTAACTGTGGTAACTGTGTTGCTAAAGTACAGGGTGATTTAGATAGCGCTAATGGTATCAGCGAATGGAATGTAGATACTGCAAATAGTGATAAAATCCTTACGGTAAAATCAGAAGGAATTAGCGAAGACGAAATCGTTACAATTATTAAGAAAAAAGGGTTTAAAGCCGAACCTATTTCACAATAA
- a CDS encoding OsmC family peroxiredoxin translates to MKAKVTAKWQGNFKNGSGNFDAAHSAIGSSVFKHNKSEGENTATNPEELMAAAHAACYTMTLNYILTSKGIEAESLETSCTITATSFDITNSDLVLNAKISGLNEEEFLNYAEQAKAMCPVGKAYKLEVSLVATLN, encoded by the coding sequence ATGAAAGCAAAAGTAACAGCTAAGTGGCAAGGTAATTTTAAAAATGGAAGCGGTAATTTCGATGCGGCACATTCAGCCATTGGAAGCAGTGTTTTTAAACACAATAAATCTGAAGGAGAAAATACCGCTACAAATCCAGAAGAATTGATGGCCGCAGCACACGCTGCCTGTTATACAATGACGTTAAACTATATACTTACAAGCAAAGGGATTGAGGCAGAATCTTTAGAAACATCTTGTACAATAACAGCAACCAGCTTCGATATTACGAACTCTGATTTGGTGCTAAATGCAAAAATATCAGGCTTGAATGAAGAAGAATTTTTAAACTATGCTGAACAAGCAAAAGCTATGTGTCCGGTAGGAAAAGCTTATAAATTAGAGGTTTCACTAGTAGCTACACTAAATTAA
- the lpdA gene encoding dihydrolipoyl dehydrogenase has protein sequence MTYDVIILGSGPGGYVAAIRASQLGLKTAIVERESLGGICLNWGCIPAKALMKSAEVFEYLAHAENYGAKVDGYSADFAAIIKRSRGVADKMSKGVQFLMRKNKIDVISGVGKVISKNEITVKVSDGKTATYQAKYIVLATGARARELPNLPIDGKKIIGYREAMVLPEQPKSIIIVGSGAIGVEFAYFYNSIGTKVTVVEYLPRIVPVEDEDISKELEKSFKKKGIEIITNASVEKADVSATGVKATIKKTDGSGEQVLEADILLSAVGIVTNLENIGIEELGIKTERGKVLVDEGCKTNIDNIYAIGDIIPGPALAHKAMKEAVICAEAIAFKESKYDHQPTPLDYGNMPACTYTGPEIASVGLTEKQAREAGMDIKVGKFPLMASGKASAVGATDGFVKVIFDAKYGEWIGTHMIGYNVTELIAQTTTARKLETTWHEQLDTIFPHPTMSEAIKDAIEDALGEAIHL, from the coding sequence ATGACATATGATGTAATTATTTTAGGAAGTGGTCCAGGAGGCTATGTAGCAGCTATTAGAGCTTCACAATTGGGGCTTAAAACAGCCATTGTAGAAAGGGAAAGCCTAGGAGGAATTTGCTTAAACTGGGGGTGTATTCCTGCAAAGGCTTTAATGAAATCCGCAGAAGTATTTGAATATCTTGCTCATGCAGAAAACTATGGAGCAAAGGTAGATGGGTATTCTGCAGATTTTGCTGCCATTATAAAACGAAGCCGCGGTGTTGCTGACAAAATGAGTAAAGGCGTTCAGTTTCTGATGAGAAAGAATAAAATTGATGTCATTAGCGGTGTTGGTAAAGTTATCTCCAAAAATGAAATAACTGTTAAAGTATCAGACGGAAAAACAGCAACTTATCAGGCAAAATACATCGTTCTTGCTACAGGTGCACGAGCTAGAGAATTGCCAAATCTTCCAATAGATGGCAAAAAAATCATTGGCTATCGTGAGGCAATGGTATTACCTGAACAACCCAAATCCATTATCATTGTGGGAAGTGGAGCGATAGGTGTAGAATTTGCCTATTTCTATAACAGTATAGGTACTAAAGTGACTGTAGTGGAATACTTGCCTCGTATTGTTCCTGTGGAAGATGAAGATATTTCGAAAGAATTGGAAAAATCATTTAAGAAAAAAGGAATTGAAATAATTACCAATGCTTCTGTAGAAAAAGCAGATGTTTCAGCTACGGGAGTAAAAGCTACAATTAAAAAGACGGATGGTAGTGGCGAACAGGTATTGGAAGCGGATATACTGTTAAGTGCTGTAGGCATTGTAACAAATCTTGAAAATATTGGTATTGAAGAGTTAGGGATTAAAACAGAGCGTGGAAAAGTGCTGGTAGATGAAGGGTGTAAAACCAATATAGATAATATATATGCAATCGGCGATATTATTCCTGGCCCTGCATTGGCTCACAAAGCGATGAAAGAAGCTGTAATTTGTGCCGAAGCTATAGCTTTTAAAGAAAGTAAATACGACCATCAACCAACGCCTTTAGATTACGGAAATATGCCAGCATGTACCTACACCGGACCTGAAATTGCTTCAGTTGGTCTTACCGAAAAGCAGGCACGTGAGGCGGGAATGGATATTAAAGTAGGCAAATTTCCATTGATGGCAAGTGGTAAAGCGAGTGCAGTAGGTGCTACTGATGGTTTTGTAAAAGTGATTTTTGATGCCAAGTATGGAGAATGGATTGGTACGCATATGATTGGCTATAATGTAACGGAGTTGATAGCTCAAACCACAACTGCGCGTAAATTGGAAACAACATGGCACGAGCAATTGGATACTATCTTTCCACATCCAACTATGAGTGAAGCCATAAAAGATGCTATTGAAGATGCCTTAGGTGAGGCAATACATCTATAA
- a CDS encoding multicopper oxidase domain-containing protein, whose protein sequence is MNNKKFLHKKLLLLTLLALFISQVGIAQKVVRYDLYVKDTIVNYAGKEKRAIAVNGQIPMPTLEFTEGDTAEIVLHNQLKESTSLHWHGLFLPNKEDGVPFLTQMPIEPGETFTYRFPIIQTGTHWYHSHSGLQEQIGMYGSFIMHKKADDKTFRKGIDDLPEIPIMLSEWTNLKPENVHRMLHNASDWFAIQKGATQSYAEAIRTGNFKTKLKNEWKRMMAMDVSDVYYDKVLMNGNHLTDLKSIDGKSLKAGDKVRLRISNGGASSYFWLRYAGGKMTVVASDGNDVEPVDVDRLIIAVSETYDVVVTIPENGKAYEFMATTEDRTQSTSYFIGNGEKTMVGAMPRLKYFEGMKMMNDMMKMNGDLDDMGMNMSWNQMDMNVVMYPEITGEEKKKGKKIDEAMDHSKMDHGDMNMKQSAEKTDHSQMNHGEMNMNEDPNRYNANALSEIVTLNYAMLKSPNNTELPKNAPVKELKFTLTGNMNRYVWSMDDKVLSESDKIPVKKGEVLRITLYNNSMMRHPIHLHGFDFRLLNDKGENAPMKNIIDIMPMETDTIEFLANEEGDWFFHCHILYHMMAGMNKVFAVGDYKNPYLPNKDKAYKMLQRESNMIHFMAQNDFATNGNDGEMMFMNARYSLGTEWRLGYNDMHGYEVETHFGRYIGKMQWLMPFIGFDWRYRKMGMDEHEKNLFGQVNKKDKRGAFSLGVMYTLPMLVNVQAEVYHDGIFRVSLMREDIPLSKRLRAGFMVNTDMEYMADLRYILTRHIGVRTHYDSDMGFGVGLSVNY, encoded by the coding sequence ATGAATAATAAAAAATTTCTTCACAAAAAGTTGTTGCTGCTAACTCTGTTAGCGCTCTTCATATCACAGGTCGGTATAGCCCAAAAAGTAGTACGTTACGATTTGTATGTAAAAGATACCATCGTAAACTATGCAGGCAAAGAAAAAAGAGCAATCGCTGTAAATGGGCAAATACCAATGCCAACACTTGAATTTACTGAAGGCGATACGGCAGAAATAGTGTTACATAATCAACTTAAAGAAAGTACCTCATTGCATTGGCACGGATTATTTCTGCCCAATAAAGAAGATGGCGTTCCTTTTTTAACGCAAATGCCCATTGAACCTGGTGAAACCTTTACGTATCGTTTCCCTATTATTCAAACGGGAACGCATTGGTATCATTCTCATTCAGGATTGCAAGAGCAGATTGGTATGTATGGGAGCTTTATCATGCATAAGAAAGCTGATGATAAAACATTTAGAAAAGGGATTGACGATTTGCCAGAAATACCCATTATGTTAAGTGAATGGACAAATCTTAAGCCGGAAAATGTTCATCGCATGCTACATAACGCAAGCGACTGGTTCGCTATACAAAAGGGAGCAACTCAAAGTTATGCGGAAGCTATTCGTACAGGAAATTTCAAAACAAAACTGAAAAATGAATGGAAACGTATGATGGCGATGGACGTAAGTGATGTTTACTACGACAAAGTATTGATGAATGGAAATCATTTGACAGATTTGAAATCGATAGATGGTAAATCTCTGAAAGCAGGTGATAAAGTACGTTTGCGCATTTCTAATGGAGGTGCATCGTCCTACTTCTGGTTAAGATATGCTGGTGGTAAAATGACAGTGGTGGCTAGTGATGGAAATGACGTAGAACCTGTAGATGTTGATCGTCTAATAATTGCGGTTTCAGAGACGTATGATGTGGTGGTTACCATTCCTGAAAACGGTAAAGCTTATGAGTTCATGGCTACAACAGAAGATCGTACCCAATCTACCAGTTATTTTATCGGGAATGGAGAGAAAACAATGGTTGGTGCCATGCCTCGTCTTAAATATTTTGAAGGTATGAAGATGATGAACGATATGATGAAAATGAATGGAGACCTTGATGATATGGGAATGAATATGAGTTGGAATCAAATGGATATGAATGTCGTTATGTATCCAGAGATTACGGGCGAGGAAAAGAAAAAAGGAAAGAAAATAGACGAAGCAATGGATCATAGCAAAATGGATCATGGAGATATGAACATGAAGCAAAGTGCTGAAAAAACCGATCATAGTCAAATGAACCATGGTGAGATGAATATGAATGAAGATCCAAATCGCTATAATGCGAATGCATTAAGCGAGATTGTAACGCTTAATTATGCCATGCTGAAATCTCCAAATAATACTGAACTACCTAAAAATGCACCCGTAAAAGAATTGAAGTTTACATTGACCGGAAATATGAACCGTTATGTATGGAGTATGGATGATAAAGTACTATCTGAAAGCGATAAAATACCTGTAAAGAAAGGCGAAGTATTGCGCATTACACTCTATAATAATTCGATGATGCGACATCCTATTCACTTACACGGATTCGATTTTAGATTACTAAACGATAAAGGAGAAAACGCTCCGATGAAAAACATCATTGACATTATGCCGATGGAAACCGATACCATTGAATTCCTCGCAAATGAAGAAGGTGATTGGTTTTTTCATTGTCATATATTGTATCACATGATGGCAGGTATGAACAAAGTTTTTGCTGTGGGTGATTATAAAAACCCTTATTTGCCCAATAAGGATAAAGCCTATAAAATGTTACAGCGTGAAAGTAATATGATCCATTTTATGGCTCAGAATGATTTTGCGACCAATGGTAATGACGGTGAAATGATGTTTATGAATGCTCGATATAGTTTGGGTACAGAATGGAGATTAGGTTACAATGATATGCACGGTTACGAAGTGGAAACTCATTTTGGTCGTTATATAGGAAAAATGCAATGGTTGATGCCTTTTATTGGTTTCGACTGGCGTTATCGTAAAATGGGAATGGATGAGCATGAAAAAAATCTTTTTGGACAAGTAAATAAAAAAGATAAACGAGGAGCATTTAGTCTTGGTGTTATGTATACCTTACCTATGTTGGTTAATGTACAAGCGGAGGTATATCACGATGGTATTTTTCGTGTTTCGCTAATGCGAGAGGATATACCTCTTTCCAAAAGATTGCGAGCAGGGTTTATGGTAAATACGGATATGGAATATATGGCAGATTTGCGATATATCCTTACAAGACATATCGGTGTGAGAACACATTATGATAGCGATATGGGCTTTGGAGTAGGTTTATCAGTTAATTATTAA
- a CDS encoding DUF3347 domain-containing protein: MKKLIIAITVMLFGFSAFAQNTSNLLNSYISVKNALVSSDSKAASTAISVFNDAVKGEDNFSQKTDLLKATEKLNKAGNNIEKQRAAFNDVSTIMWKLVKSSDKVNQPVYYQYCPMKKAYWLSKEKDIKNPYYGSSMLTCGKVAETK; the protein is encoded by the coding sequence ATGAAAAAGTTAATAATAGCAATAACCGTAATGTTGTTTGGATTTTCTGCTTTTGCACAAAACACAAGCAATCTGTTAAACAGTTACATCAGTGTAAAAAACGCTTTAGTAAGTAGTGATAGCAAAGCAGCGAGCACCGCAATTTCGGTTTTCAACGATGCAGTAAAAGGTGAAGATAATTTTTCACAGAAAACCGATCTATTAAAAGCTACAGAAAAATTAAACAAGGCTGGAAACAATATTGAAAAGCAAAGAGCAGCTTTTAACGATGTTTCTACTATAATGTGGAAACTGGTAAAGTCGTCCGATAAAGTAAATCAACCTGTTTATTATCAGTATTGTCCTATGAAAAAAGCATATTGGTTGAGCAAAGAGAAAGATATTAAAAATCCTTATTATGGTTCATCAATGCTTACTTGTGGTAAAGTTGCAGAAACTAAATAA
- the hppD gene encoding 4-hydroxyphenylpyruvate dioxygenase — protein MTNKLKSVEYGLEKIFEGAQDFLPLLGTDYVEFYVGNALQAAHYYKTAYGFQSEAYAGLETGVKDKVSYVVKQDKIRIVLTTALNSSSPIGEHVKKHGDGIKVVALWVEDAKSAFEETTKRGAKPFMEPTVTKDENGEAIQAGVFVYGETVFMFTERKNYKGIFLPGFTKWESDYNPEPVGLKFIDHMVGNVGWNEMDTWVKWFEDVMGFVNFLSFDDKQVSTEYSALMSKVMANGNGRIKFPINEPAEGKKRSQIEEYLDFYEDAGVQHLALATDDIIKTVEEMKKRGVEFLSVPPQAYYDAIPDRIKAHADNFKEDLNELQKLGILIDADEEGYLLQIFTKPIQDRPTFFFEIIQRMGARGFGAGNFKALFESIEREQERRGTL, from the coding sequence ATGACAAATAAATTAAAAAGCGTTGAATACGGTTTAGAAAAAATATTTGAAGGAGCACAAGACTTTCTTCCACTATTAGGAACTGATTATGTAGAATTTTATGTAGGTAATGCTCTTCAGGCAGCGCATTATTACAAAACGGCTTATGGATTCCAATCTGAAGCTTATGCAGGATTAGAGACCGGAGTAAAAGACAAGGTATCCTATGTGGTAAAACAAGACAAGATCCGTATTGTATTGACCACTGCACTTAACTCTTCTTCTCCAATCGGGGAACACGTGAAAAAACATGGAGACGGAATAAAAGTAGTTGCTTTATGGGTGGAGGATGCCAAAAGTGCATTTGAAGAAACTACCAAACGTGGAGCTAAGCCATTTATGGAGCCTACCGTTACTAAAGATGAAAATGGAGAAGCAATACAAGCGGGTGTTTTTGTATATGGTGAAACGGTTTTTATGTTTACAGAACGTAAAAATTACAAAGGAATCTTTTTACCTGGATTTACGAAATGGGAATCAGACTATAATCCGGAACCTGTTGGTCTGAAATTTATTGATCATATGGTTGGAAATGTAGGATGGAACGAAATGGATACATGGGTAAAATGGTTTGAAGATGTAATGGGATTTGTTAATTTCTTATCTTTTGACGATAAACAGGTTTCTACTGAATATTCTGCCCTAATGTCAAAAGTTATGGCAAATGGTAATGGAAGAATTAAGTTCCCGATTAACGAGCCTGCTGAAGGTAAAAAGCGTTCTCAAATAGAAGAGTACTTGGATTTTTATGAAGACGCCGGTGTACAGCATTTAGCTTTGGCTACCGATGATATTATTAAAACGGTAGAAGAAATGAAAAAAAGAGGTGTAGAGTTCCTATCCGTTCCGCCACAGGCATATTATGATGCTATACCTGATCGCATCAAAGCTCATGCCGACAATTTCAAGGAAGATTTAAATGAATTGCAAAAACTGGGAATTCTGATAGATGCTGACGAAGAAGGTTATTTGTTACAGATATTTACAAAACCTATTCAGGATAGGCCTACATTCTTTTTCGAAATTATTCAAAGAATGGGAGCTAGAGGTTTTGGTGCAGGAAACTTCAAGGCTCTTTTTGAATCAATTGAAAGAGAACAGGAACGCAGAGGTACCTTGTAA